A single genomic interval of Spirosoma linguale DSM 74 harbors:
- a CDS encoding signal transduction histidine kinase (PFAM: histidine kinase dimerisation/phosphoacceptor; ATP-binding region ATPase domain protein~SMART: ATP-binding region ATPase domain protein; Tetratricopeptide repeat~KEGG: gur:Gura_1729 signal transduction histidine kinase), with amino-acid sequence MNYPHASSDSLNEAGLFRLGCLNRTLCADKNRVPWVILVATHCKRPSPMPVRFKYARLLIVFMLIQAGESFGQSNWLPPSLENAPDSARVWTLGQIGDSLVNAGQLKSARQAYQQGLFLAQRMGTPRSIGLAYRGMGYWYEHVSDYTQAIAYYQQALTEFKKANDVRNTASTLYFISFSYDQLHNDKQAFHYAELGMKLARQAEMNEVLVQFYEQMAHLLGHGKDEKQADAYMQKVLAYYKDKGDSSTYYTALFNSALMDKNRKLYTLAEDKFRRGEQFATRQKDAYFLGFIWASLPYALIPQNKLDEAEKYCRQALRWVQETGTNKYSMLADINDHLSHIAEKRGDYRQALFYYKQQVINRDSIVNETKNRQLAELETRYQTQQKEVEINQLQETNAVQERQILAGIAGLIVLTLLLATLYWLYRRVQHSRLHIQQQSDQMALLMKELHHRVKNNLAIVSSLLKLQSNRLSDEKAVQAVREGQQRVEAMSLIHQRLYQTEQVTTVDMREYLTDLSASLMRAYGHEADQFDLQLTVEQPKLDVDVAMPLGLIVNELATNAFKYAYNGKHRPFLRIALLNQETESGITLEVQDNGPGVDVAAWQLTSGPSSFGKRLIASLSEQLEGEFKFHRQDGTLFRLYVPEVRLQA; translated from the coding sequence ATGAATTACCCTCATGCCAGTTCAGACAGCCTAAACGAAGCGGGACTGTTTCGTTTGGGCTGTCTGAACCGCACTTTGTGTGCCGACAAAAATCGTGTACCTTGGGTAATTCTAGTCGCCACCCATTGTAAACGCCCTTCCCCTATGCCTGTGCGATTTAAGTACGCACGTCTGCTGATTGTATTTATGCTGATCCAGGCAGGCGAATCCTTCGGTCAATCCAACTGGCTTCCTCCCTCTCTGGAGAACGCCCCCGACTCAGCCAGGGTCTGGACACTTGGGCAAATCGGCGATTCGCTGGTCAACGCAGGGCAGTTGAAAAGTGCCCGGCAGGCGTATCAGCAGGGGTTATTTTTAGCCCAGCGGATGGGTACACCCAGATCGATTGGGCTGGCCTATCGGGGAATGGGGTACTGGTACGAGCACGTGAGCGATTACACGCAGGCCATAGCTTACTATCAACAGGCCTTAACAGAGTTCAAAAAGGCAAATGACGTTCGTAATACGGCCAGCACCCTGTATTTCATCAGCTTTAGCTACGATCAGCTTCATAACGACAAACAAGCATTTCACTACGCAGAACTGGGCATGAAACTGGCCCGCCAGGCTGAGATGAACGAGGTGCTGGTGCAGTTCTATGAGCAAATGGCTCATTTGTTGGGTCATGGCAAAGACGAAAAACAGGCAGATGCCTACATGCAGAAAGTATTGGCTTACTATAAAGACAAAGGCGATTCGTCAACGTATTATACGGCCCTGTTCAACTCGGCGTTGATGGACAAAAACCGGAAGCTTTACACCCTGGCAGAAGACAAGTTCCGCCGGGGGGAGCAGTTTGCCACCCGGCAGAAAGATGCCTATTTCCTTGGGTTTATCTGGGCGAGTTTGCCCTACGCGCTCATTCCGCAAAACAAACTCGATGAAGCCGAAAAATACTGTCGGCAGGCCCTCCGGTGGGTTCAGGAAACGGGAACGAATAAATACAGTATGCTCGCCGACATCAACGACCACCTGAGCCACATTGCCGAGAAACGGGGCGATTACCGGCAGGCGTTGTTCTACTACAAGCAGCAGGTAATCAACCGGGACAGTATTGTTAATGAAACCAAAAACCGCCAGCTGGCAGAACTGGAAACCCGTTACCAGACACAGCAAAAAGAGGTGGAAATCAACCAGCTTCAGGAGACCAATGCCGTGCAGGAACGCCAGATATTGGCAGGTATTGCCGGTCTGATTGTGCTTACCCTGCTGCTGGCTACCCTATACTGGCTCTACCGGCGCGTCCAGCACAGTAGGTTACACATCCAGCAGCAGTCCGATCAGATGGCCCTGCTGATGAAAGAGCTACACCACCGGGTCAAGAATAACCTCGCCATCGTTTCCAGCCTGCTCAAACTCCAGTCGAATCGGCTAAGCGACGAGAAAGCGGTGCAGGCCGTTCGGGAAGGGCAACAGCGGGTAGAAGCCATGTCCCTCATTCACCAGCGTTTGTACCAGACCGAACAGGTCACAACGGTCGATATGCGCGAGTACCTAACCGATCTGTCGGCCAGCCTGATGCGGGCCTACGGCCACGAAGCCGATCAATTCGACCTACAGCTGACGGTCGAGCAGCCCAAACTGGACGTAGATGTGGCCATGCCTCTCGGCCTGATTGTCAACGAATTAGCAACCAATGCTTTTAAGTATGCCTACAACGGCAAACACAGGCCCTTTCTGCGGATAGCCTTACTGAATCAGGAAACAGAATCCGGGATTACCCTTGAAGTGCAGGACAACGGGCCGGGCGTTGATGTAGCCGCGTGGCAACTGACCTCCGGCCCCTCCTCGTTTGGAAAACGCCTGATTGCTTCCCTCAGCGAACAGCTGGAGGGCGAGTTTAAATTTCACCGGCAGGACGGCACCCTGTTCCGGCTGTATGTGCCCGAAGTTCGCCTTCAGGCTTGA